A window of Malania oleifera isolate guangnan ecotype guangnan chromosome 5, ASM2987363v1, whole genome shotgun sequence contains these coding sequences:
- the LOC131156033 gene encoding uncharacterized protein LOC131156033: protein MRVPDQWHCDVQAGAPLRLDQLLQLAEMKQVKAVSLTHSSAVKVTFVGDKGDDARPAASGAAGGVQPAAVQCVSPYGHRGLQDPNAGVPLVVHPQYPAGQLPPSYYGQPPPPSYYSQPPPQLPAPPTLQQPRPTLQPPALLQPQLRPPQPYYGQPPGPPPMVPLAGGRPPRGYQRRKSCCIL from the coding sequence ATGCGAGTTCCAGATCAGTGGCACTGTGATGTGCAAGCGGGAGCGCCTCTGCGACTGGATCAGTTGCTGCAACTGGCGGAGATGAAGCAGGTGAAGGCTGTTTCTCTTACCCATTCCAGCGCCGTGAAGGTGACTTTCGTCGGCGACAAAGGCGATGACGCCCGGCCAGCGGCGAGTGGAGCTGCCGGTGGCGTTCAACCTGCCGCGGTTCAATGCGTCTCTCCTTACGGCCACCGGGGCCTCCAGGACCCCAACGCCGGAGTCCCTTTGGTGGTCCATCCACAGTACCCTGCTGGGCAACTGCCGCCATCGTATTATGGTCAGCCACCGCCGCCATCGTATTATAGTCAGCCACCGCCACAACTGCCAGCTCCTCCTACACTGCAACAGCCGCGCCCAACGCTGCAACCGCCGGCGCTGCTGCAACCGCAGCTACGGCCGCCACAACCATACTATGGCCAGCCACCTGGCCCGCCACCAATGGTACCGCTGGCGGGTGGACGACCTCCACGGGGTTATCAACGCCGCAAGTCCTGCTGTATCCTTTGA